CAACGAAATATATATACACACGCATTGAACCTAAACAGATAGAATTCAATTTCCACATCTTCCAAGCTGTTTTTGAGTGGCAAATTCAGGACCAAATGAAAAAACAGTTAGTTAACCACCCTAATTGCTTTAATGCAAACGAAACATTAAACAAGGAGATTAGCAGTGGTTCTTACTATGGATCATGCCATTacaatgaagaaaaagaaaataaaaaattgcaagaaatacaCACACAAGACACACACATACATGTACATTATACATCCAATCATGCACACATTACCACGTTAGCAAAATAACTACCTCTCGGCTCTCACACTCATTGCTTGTAATTTGTAAACGACTAAAGAATGTACTCAATTAGATGAgagggaaaaaaagaaaaaaaaaagaaaaagaaaataacatttttttatgtatcaaaattaaagtATTAGTGACAAAATTAGTTTCTATGCAATGTAAGACAATGTAAAAACAGTTTTATCCAAACATTTAATCATTTATTGTGAAATTAGTACCTAGATTTTCATTCCCAATGCTTGAAAGGTCATAAAAAGATGAATTTGATTACATGATAATTCTGAAAAGTTCTAGACTCTTGATGCACAAAAAATAACCAAGGATTTAATTTTATACAACACAGGCCTTCGATCATATATTGCAACATGTTCACAACTACCTTTCACACAAACTATTAGAAAAGGCAATTTAATTGGACAAATAAAACTGACATAAAATGGTACTGGCCAATCCCATGTTTGACACCCCATTTGAACTCCCCAACATATTTGCTCCCATCATTGCAAGTGTGAACTCCAAAGCCATGGCACTGCCCATTGAACCACTCACCAGCATACACATCCCCACTGTAGGACCTATAGATTCCAACACCATGCCTCAAACCTTGCCTATACATTCCCCTATACCTGCTCCCTCTTGCCCATGTCTCAACACCATAGCCATCATACCTTCCATCAACCCAATCTCCCTCATACCTTCCACTCATATGGTAGTGATATACCCCACTTCCTGAACACTTCCCTTTGTGGAACTCACCCTCATACACATCACCATTGCTATAAATTTGAGCATAAAAACCTGAACTTGGGATCTTTTGGTTCCTGGGGTTGGACCCAATGGACCATAGAACGGGTTGGTGAGTGTTTGAGGTGGAAAATGATGAAGACAGCTTTGTGGGGAGTGATCGAGCGAGGAACAAGCGGATTGAGGGTAGTCGCGGGAGTGCTAGGTTGAGAGAGAGCAATAGCAATGCTGAGAAGATGATTATGTAGAAGAGATCGAGAGGGAAGAAGGATCGGTGAGTAGGGTTTGAGAGGAGGAAGTAGAGGGAGGGTATGGAGAGGAATATGAGGAAGCGGAAGTGGGGCTGTGTGAGAAGCTTCAAAGGTTGAAACTTTGCCCCAAAGGGTGTCTGAAATGGGAGATCTTGGATGCGGTTATGGCGGGGAGGGGAGAGTTGTGAAGGCGAGGGCGATGGCGATGAGGAAGAGGGATGGTTGGTAATGACAGTGTTCATTATGGTTCTCTTGTGGGGTGAAGAGAGTGGGGattgtgatgatgatgatgatggcatGTTAGGGAAGAAGCATTGGTGTTCATGTTGAGAGGGAATTATGGTTGTGTTGCTTTCTTGTTCTTCGTGGTGTTGTTGGGTTGGTGGATTGTGTGTacatgaagaagaaaagggcGAAATTTGGATTGCGAACTGATGGGTTTGGCTTGGTGGTGTGAAAATGGTGGAAGTGGTTTGAGTCTGTGGATCTAATTTGGTGTTCGGTGGTGAAATTAGTGTTGATGAGGAATAGGTAGAAAGGGCCAAGCTTTCTTCTTCTTCGAATTGAAGCTCAGATTTTTGGTGGTGTTTATGCATTATTAAGCAAAATAGAGAAGAATAGTAATGCCACTGCTTTTATGTGCCTGAAGCTGAAAAAGGTGACTATGTATTCAACGGTTTCTTTTGCTTTGCAAATTGCAATTctgattttgttttgttttctctttcacTCTACGGCGATTGGACGTTGCAGCTCTAAAAAGTGCAGTGTGCAATTTGATGGTAAAACAAAGTTCCATGTCAGAACAGGTTGCTGGTTTTTGTATTTTGTCCTGACGTGGAGGAAAATGACATAAATGCCTGTGAAGTGTTGTTGtaaagacataaatggtgagccCACAAGTTGCGTTTAGTTGGTGGTTGAGCCCATGAAATTTTCTATAATTCAAGTTTCTAAAAACCAGTTTAAATTGGTCGATCAGACCGATCCAATTAAAAAccgttaaaattttttattcggATTATAAACAAAATCACTCAATTCAAAGTTTATATAGAACTAGAAAATTGGTCAGTCAAATCGAACAAAAAATCGATCAGTTTTTATTAAAGCCAATAGACGATATCGTTTCTTTTCTAGCTCTCCACCGAactcttccttttttttccgTTGTCGTCTTTATCCGTCGAGTTTAGTGTTCCAACTTCCAACCCTTTACACTGTGTTGTATGTGGAAGGTTGTTCAGTTGAGGAGAGAGTATGAGTTGTTGCTGCTGCAATGTTTCCTAGAGCATGAATTATTATGCCactgtaatattttttaactatgTGAAATCGCATTATAGAGAGCTATATTTGAGCATTGGGATAAATTTAAAGCCCAAAaactaaatcttttttttctcctcatttataaaatatatttttgaaaaaatagtatATTCCAATAGGCACGAGTGAAATTGTAAGAGCTTTTATAGAGAGTaagtatttactatttaatataTAGATGTGTTTGGACATAGTTATAATGTTTTAGGATTGTTTAaactaaatatattaaaaaattatttattaattatttattgctaataaataaatattatcaaaaggacttttttttaaatttttgttaatatatatttatttatttttttcatcataattattttatttttaaaatactcatatattacatctaaatatctaatttaaattaaatatatattaaaaattatagaatatataattcattttttaaataaaacctTAGGAACTAACATACAATTACACTgacaaatataatattttttgtgtgCTTAAcctttatatttataatatgtAATATACAATATCatgaattttatatatataaatgattTTGATCTTTTATATTTGACTTTTGTATTATACTTATATAGGCTTATGAGATTTTGATTagaattgtatttttaatttgtatatttttaaattttatattagaacatatttatacttttatgtattttttatatattactttATTATAATTCCATTATTTCGATTTAAATCGGTTGAACTGttaaattaataaactaatttGTTCTAAAAATCATGCATTTTTTACTAACTGTTGTGATAAGAATGGAATGTGGATGTCCATTTTTTATGTGAAGCTCACATTCTCAAGAGAGAATGTATTTAATAAAGGTTGAAAAATAGTGATATTTTATGTGTATAAATAGGGGATGTATTGCATCCATCTGAACacatacaataataataaaaacactctctctttctttcatATATTTAATACTCTCTTTCTTTATCTATCCGAAGGTCTTGAGTTTATATAtattagtaatataataatCATCTCGATTATATTAAGATAGTAATTGTGGTACTAgagttttatatttatatttttttattttatatttacatcttccttatttatttagttattttacaaTATGTTATCAacacgagactctgatcaaaaTTTTATGAAGACCCAggtaacaaaattttattatgtCAAAACTTTCTtatcttgaattcaatgctcttgatatatctgaaaacaattatttatcatgaatattagatgctgaaatccatattgattcaatggatcttggagataccattaaggctgaaaataatgcatcccagaaggataaagccaaagccatgatttttcttcgtcgtcatcttgatgaaggattgaaaaatgaatatctcacattaaaagatcctacagatctttggaaagaccttgaaaaAAGGTACAATCATAAAAAAACGGTGATcttcctcaagcccgatatgaatggacgcacttgcgtctacaagattttaaatctataaatgaatataattctgcaatgtttcgaatcacctcacgaataaaattatgtgggaaaaagataactgatcatgatatgttagagaaaactttctcaaccttccatgtctcgaatgtgctcctgaagcagcagtatcgagaaaaagggtttaaaaaatattctgagttaatttcttaccttcttgttgctgaacgcaacaatgagttactCTTGAAAAATTATGAAGCGCGTCCAGCTGGCGCCGtcccatttcctgaagtaaatgtgGCAAATtacccagaagaggtaaatggcaaggttttaataacaagaaaaattatggaaggaaaaggaattatattcaaaagagaggatctcaccagaagtggaataaagaaagaaatatcggGCAGAATAAATCAACAAAGGATAAGTGTTTCAGTTGTGAtcgaaagggccattggtcacgtacctgccgtaccccaaggcacctagtcgatctttaccaggcatctttgaaaaagaatgaCAAGGGAAAAGAATCGAATTtcgtttcaaatgatgctgaaaatttcaccactcattatgatgtatctgatttctttgaggatcctgaaggaaatattggtcatttgataaatgatgaaatAGTTTAATGTGTGAGATTATTAAgtattcatgtaaataaataatgtaaagaacttatttttaggctttattttctatgtatttaagtttcaaatatgatgtatataaataatgaaatattaatggTTATAAATCTTGAAATCATTAAATATGtcatcttttaaaataaaattttagtatatgacattatttttatgtgcaatatttcttagaaaaataattccgatcaagtattcaatttaactgtgcatactactcattttattattatttgtctttgaaaagaatggcaaggatatgtaatgaaaatgtatgccttgcggatagtgcaagttcgcacactattctcaaaagtgatatatattttacccatcttgtgccaaaagaagaatgtgttaatactattattggctcaggcaatgtgattgAAGGCTCCGGGAGagttataattttgtttcccggaggaacaaaattcataataaataatacacTATTGTCTACTAAGTCTCGAAGAAACTTGTTGAGCTTTaaaaagatattcgccgaaatggatatcatattgagactatgaatgagggaatacatgagtacttatgtatcacaactcatgattcaaataaaaaggttatattagaaaagttgccctcactttcatctgggttatattataccaagattagtgcaattgaatcacatgcaattgtaaaccagaagtttactagcccaaatgaattcataacttggcacgaccgattgggtcatccgggaacaaccatgatgaggagaattattgaaaatttccacggacattcactaaagaaccagaagattcttaaaactagtgaattttgttgtgctgcatgttctcagggaaagttaattttaaggccatcaccagtaaaggttggatttgagtcccctgatttcctagaaaggattcaaggtgatatatgtggacctattcatccaccatgtggatcttttagatattttatggtcctgatagacgcatcttcgagatggtcataTGTATGCTTATTGTCCTCtcacaacctggcgtttgcgagattactggctcaaattattcgattaaaatcacaatttccagaaaatctaatcaaagcaattcgtcttgataatgctggtgaatttactttcCAAGCTTTTTATACTTATTGTATGGTTAATGGAATAAGTgtatccagtagcttatgttcacacacaaaatgggttagcaaaatcacttattaaacgcccccaattaattgctagacccttactcatgagaacaaatctcctaacctcggtttgggggcatgctattttacatgccgtagcacttattcgtttgagcccaacgagttaccatcagttctcttctatgcaattagcttttggccagcagccaaatattttccatttaagaatatttgggtgtgcaatatatgttcccattgcaccacctaatcgcactaaaatgggaccccaaagaaaattggggatatatgttggatatgattctccctatATAGCGAgatatcttgagatacaaacgggagatgtatttaaagcctgatttgcggattgtcattttgatgaatcaaaatttctaacattagggggagagaataagcttcctgaaaaggaacttaattggaatgcatcatcgttgatgcatttacATCCTCGATCaaggcaatgtgaactagaagttcaaaagattatatggtgcacgaaattgtgatctctaataatggcattcaacttggtatgcgcatttataactcagcactttcttcacaacctcgcacaactaaccagcaagtgcactgggtcgtccaagtaataaaccttacgtgagtaagggtcgatcccacggagattgttggtatgaagcaagctatggtcatcttataaatctcagtcaggcggataataattggttatggagttttcaaataataataataaataaacaggaaataaagatagaaatacttatgtagatcatcgatgtgaatttcagataggcgtatgaagatgctgtactccttctgaatctctgttttcctactgccttcatccaatccttcttactcctttccatggcaagctgtatgtagggcatcaccgttgtaaatggctacatcccatcctctcagtgaaaaaggtccaaatgctctgtcacgacacggctaatcatcttcggttctcgatcatgtcggaatagaatcccttgattcttttgcgtttgtcatcacgcccaacaatcgcgaatttgaagctcgtcatagtcattcaatcccggaatcctactcggaataccacagacaaggtttagactttccggattctcatgaatgccgccatcaattctagcttatactacgaagactctgatctcacggaatggaaggctcggttgtcaggcgagggcaaccatgcgttGTACATCAGGAATCCAaaagatacacactctagctttcgcttgtagaacgaaagtggttgtcaggcacgcgttcatagggacggatgatgatgagtgtcacggatcatcacatccatcaggttagagtacg
Above is a genomic segment from Arachis stenosperma cultivar V10309 chromosome 1, arast.V10309.gnm1.PFL2, whole genome shotgun sequence containing:
- the LOC130962753 gene encoding uncharacterized protein LOC130962753 encodes the protein MHKHHQKSELQFEEEESLALSTYSSSTLISPPNTKLDPQTQTTSTIFTPPSQTHQFAIQISPFSSSCTHNPPTQQHHEEQESNTTIIPSQHEHQCFFPNMPSSSSSQSPLSSPHKRTIMNTVITNHPSSSSPSPSPSQLSPPRHNRIQDLPFQTPFGAKFQPLKLLTQPHFRFLIFLSIPSLYFLLSNPTHRSFFPLDLFYIIIFSALLLLSLNLALPRLPSIRLFLARSLPTKLSSSFSTSNTHQPVLWSIGSNPRNQKIPSSGFYAQIYSNGDVYEGEFHKGKCSGSGVYHYHMSGRYEGDWVDGRYDGYGVETWARGSRYRGMYRQGLRHGVGIYRSYSGDVYAGEWFNGQCHGFGVHTCNDGSKYVGEFKWGVKHGIGQYHFINGDFYAGEYFADMMHGFGVYQFQNGHHYEGAWHEGRRQGLGRYTFRNGETQCGHWQNGILDDLKMQNNHTASACAVDQAKVFNAVNDAHSAAEKAHNLAKVDVGVNKVVASANKSANAARVAAIKAVQNRMHHNK